Proteins from a genomic interval of Zingiber officinale cultivar Zhangliang chromosome 1B, Zo_v1.1, whole genome shotgun sequence:
- the LOC122047561 gene encoding putative disease resistance protein RGA1, with product MAVALTVGGWFAQAFIQTLIDKASDKSIQLFAQRRGFAEDMENLHPSLLEIQIILDEVQISRSNNTKWKTLMQELKDAAYDAEDLIDEFQYHVLRQKIKGEEEDKVAGGSSGLSNMFYAAKKKLLGSSHSLEEDDTRARVRKMQGRLEKIANRMKSIMNVLPPHDRRKQPEVKFQARESCSSPATDIMFGRDKELNQVVDWLLESANQVEPASAFVNDTFSVLPIVGIGGAGKTTLAQYAHKHNRVQVHFHLKIWVCVSDNFTVQGLAKSIIQSVAPQKQYDNMGLEPLQKLLHEHIADKKFLLVLDDVWSDNKSIWHKLCALLKVGAHGSKIIVTTRDVKVSKMVSLVEPILLHGLDEDAFWQLFKKCSFGTLNPGDYPELEDIGRKIARKLKGSPLAAKTLGSVLQSDLRQQHWDTIMKSDIWKVKQDEEDIMHVLHLSYEYLNENMKQCFAFCSVFPKDYKFDKAVLVQMWIAEGFIEDKNTKRMEDVGSDYFLEFVNRSFFQEFGYGLFVMHDLIHDLAEMISAEETCRIENNRQTKMLSTIRHLRVEEEGKLPLEFSGYDKLHTLMLRKNSPPNSLFEKLRSIRVLDVSWCGLQELSEHIGKLIHLRYLDISWNSEIKILPDSLFDLYNLQTLKVEGCSKLEYIPQELSKLVNLRCIDADDMFLVMVKDVRRLTNLQELPTFSVQEDDGLKLEQLKDMTQLHGTLHIQNLENVVDSTEAQQAELKNKVRLNKLVLEWNDEKDAKLEEEVIEGLQPHKSLKILKIKGYNGGRSPSWLMPKVLSNLEKLYLVNCKGWDDVLPFIGQRLHLIELHMDGMPALKQLSHEFEGKCFPKLEVLYLYELPALEEWSWTEGKDLFPCMRELRVSYCHKLKRLPPFPPSLEMLTIECCPRLKLNSRTEDDEEGGCHLPPSLKGLKISQWPHITSISLVQSVELQYLYISKCDELRWMECLGVLKSLKQLNIVGCPKLVQLDVEDEQSASLLPSLRYLCVDNTALLKMFPLRNSLPFITELVFVSCSEEVIFEEPILVRSLTAVTSLSFIGCEKLQSLPAKLLHCLPFLKTLMVYNCPQLQSLPEIGLSPFLKTLDICDCPQIQAMPEDGLPMSLDDFQCSGDVHPNLKEQSDKFFVDTYNKRKARLELE from the exons ATGGCGGTCGCACTAACAGTGGGGGGATGGTTCGCGCAGGCCTTCATCCAGACCTTGATCGATAAGGCCAGCGATAAATCCATCCAACTGTTTGCCCAGCGCCGGGGTTTCGCTGAGGACATGGAAAATCTGCACCCGTCGCTGCTGGAGATTCAAATCATCCTTGACGAGGTGCAGATTAGCCGGAGCAACAACACCAAGTGGAAGACATTGATGCAGGAACTCAAGGATGCTGCTTATGATGCTGAGGACTTGATAGATGAGTTCCAATATCATGTCCTCAGGCAGAAGATCAAAGGTGAAGAAGAGGACAAGGTAGCAGGTGGCTCCAGTGGCCTTTCAAACATGTTCTATGCTGCTAAAAAAAAGTTGTTGGGTTCTTCTCATTCCTTGGAGGAAGATGATACGAGAGCTAGAGTGAGGAAGATGCAAGGAAGGCTGGAGAAAATTGCTAATCGTATGAAGAGCATCATGAATGTGTTACCACCACATGATAGAAGGAAGCAACCTGAGGTGAAGTTTCAGGCCAGAGAATCATGCTCTTCCCCGGCGACGGACATAATGTTTGGCAGAGACAAAGAACTGAATCAAGTGGTAGACTGGTTGTTGGAGTCAGCTAATCAGGTGGAACCTGCATCGGCATTTGTCAACGATACCTTCTCCGTCTTGCCCATTGTCGGGATAGGAGGGGCTGGAAAGACTACTCTTGCTCAGTATGCGCACAAACACAACAGAGTTCAGGTTCATTTTCACCTCAAGATTTGGGTCTGTGTGTCTGACAATTTCACTGTGCAAGGACTCGCAAAATCTATAATACAATCAGTAGCTCCACAAAAACAATATGATAACATGGGGTTAGAACCTCTTCAAAAACTACTCCATGAGCATATTGCAGATAAGAAGTTTCTGCTTGTTCTTGATGATGTGTGGAGCGATAATAAGAGTATCTGGCATAAATTATGTGCACTACTTAAAGTTGGAGCTCATGGTAGCAAAATCATTGTTACGACTCGAGATGTGAAAGTTTCAAAAATGGTTAGCTTGGTGGAACCAATTTTGCTCCATGGTTTAGACGAAGATGCCTTTTGGCAATTGTTCAAGAAATGCTCATTTGGCACACTCAACCCTGGAGACTATCCGGAGCTAGAAGATATTGGTAGAAAGATTGCTCGTAAGTTGAAGGGCTCACCATTAGCTGCAAAGACACTCGGCAGTGTTCTGCAATCAGATCTGCGCCAACAACACTGGGACACCATAATGAAGAGTGATATATGGAAAGTAAAACAAGATGAAGAAGACATTATGCATGTTCTGCATTTAAGTTATGAATATCTTAATGAAAATATGAAGCAGTGTTTTGCTTTTTGCTCGGTGTTTCCTAAAGACTACAAATTCGATAAGGCTGTGTTGGTTCAAATGTGGATAGCCGAAGGCTTCATTGAAGATAAAAACACAAAGAGGATGGAAGATGTTGGAAGCGACTATTTTCTTGAGTTTGTTAACAGATCTTTCTTTCAAGAATTCGGATATGGTCTATTTGTGATGCATGACCTTATACATGATTTAGCTGAGATGATTTCTGCGGAAGAGACATGTAGGATTGAAAATAACAGACAAACAAAGATGCTTTCCACTATTCGGCATCTACGagtagaagaagaaggaaaattgCCGTTGGAATTCTCTGGATACGACAAGTTGCACACCCTGATGTTGAGAAAAAATTCACCTCccaatagcctctttgaaaaactaaGAAGCATTCGCGTTTTAGATGTAAGTTGGTGTGGCTTGCAGGAGTTATCTGAACATATTGGTAAATTGATTCACCTCCGTTACCTTGATATATCATGGAAttctgaaattaaaattttgcctGACTCACTATTCGACCTTTATAATTTGCAAACACTGAAGGTAGAAGGTTGTTCTAAACTAGAGTATATACCACAAGAATTGAGTAAGTTGGTCAATTTGAGATGCATTGATGCAGATGACATGTTTTTGGTGATGGTGAAGGATGTACGAAGACTAACTAATCTTCAAGAATTGCCAACATTTAGTGTTCAAGAGGATGACGGACTCAAGCTTGAACAACTAAAGGATATGACACAGCTTCATGGAACACTTCATATTCAAAATCTTGAGAATGTTGTTGATAGCACAGAAGCACAGCAGGCTGAGTTAAAGAACAAAGTCCGCCTAAATAAATTGGTATTGGAATGGAATGATGAGAAGGATGCCAAGTTGGAAGAGGAAGTAATTGAAGGTCTGCAGCCACacaaatcacttaaaatattgaaaattaaagGGTACAATGGAGGTAGGTCGCCTAGTTGGTTGATGCCAAAAGTTCTATCCAATTTGGAAAAACTTTACTTAGTAAATTGCAAGGGATGGGATGACGTTCTGCCATTTATCGGTCAACGTTTGCATCTGATTGAACTTCACATGGACGGCATGCCTGCTTTGAAACAACTGAGTCATGAATTTGAAGGCAAGTGTTTTCCCAAGTTGGAAGTGCTTTATTTATACGAGTTGCCGGCATTGGAGGAGTGGTCTTGGACCGAGGGCAAAGATCTATTTCCCTGCATGCGtgaacttcgtgtcagctattgtCACAAACTAAAGAGATTACCTCCCTTCCCTCCTTccctagaaatgttgacaatagAATGCTGTCCCAGGCTCAAATTAAATAGCAGAACGGAAGATGATGAGGAAGGTGGCTGCCATCTACCGCCCTCACTCAAGGGATTGAAAATAAGCCAGTGGCCACACATAACGTCTATTTCTCTAGTTCAATCGGTAGAACTGCAATACTTGTACATCAGTAAGTGTGATGAGTTGAGATGGATGGAGTGCTTAGGTGTCCTTAAATCCCTCAAGCAATTGAATATTGTAGGATGTCCTAAGCTGGTTCAGTTGGATGTAGAAGATGAACAATCAGCGAGCTTGTTGCCGTCTCTGCGTTATTTATGCGTGGACAACACTGCTCTGCTTAAAATGTTTCCTCTAAGAAACTCACTGCCATTCATCACAGAACTTGTATTTGTGTCATGTTCTGAGGAGGTGATATTTGAGGAGCCGATATTGGTGCGGAGCCTCACTGCTGTTACATCTCTAAGCTTCATTGGTTGCGAGAAACTACAATCTCTGCCGGCAAAGCTGCTGCATTGCCTTCCCTTCCTAAAAACGTTAATGGTGTATAACTGTCCACAGCTCCAATCACTGCCAGAGATAGGACTTTCTCCCTTTCTCAAAACACTAGATATATGTGACTGCCCACAGATTCAAGCGATGCCAGAGGATGGGCTTCCCATGTCACTAGATGATTTCCAGTGCTCAGGCGATGTTCATCCAAATCTGAAGGAGCAGTCAGACAAGTTCTTCGTGGATACATATAATAAAAGA AAGGCAAGGTTGGAATTGGAATGA
- the LOC122047553 gene encoding putative disease resistance protein RGA1 encodes MAVSLTVVGGWFAQAFIQTLIDKASDKSIQLFAERRGFAADMDKLRISLLETQIILDEVQISRSNNTKWKRLMQELKDAAYDAEDLIDEFQYHVLRQKVKGEEENKASGSSGLPNIFSVAKEKLFGSSHSLEEDAMRASVVEIQGRLERIANSMKSIMNVLPSNDRGKQPDQVKFQARESCSSPVTDILFGRDKELNQVVDWLLGSANQVEPASEFVTDTFSVLPIVGIGGAGKTTLAQYAHKHNRVQVHFHLKIWVCVSDNFTVQGLAKSVIQSVTPQKQYDSMGLEPLQKLLHEHIANKKFLLVLDDVWSDNKSIWHKFCALLKVGAHGSKIIVTTRDMKVSKMVSLVEPILLHGLDEDAFWQLFKKCSFGTLDPTDYPELEDIGRKIARKLKGSPLAAKTLGSVLKSDLCQQHWDTIMKSDIWKVKQDEDDIMPALHLSYQYLNENLKQCFSFCSVFPKDYVFEEAELVRMWMAEGFIEDKNTKRMEDVGSDYFLEFVNRSFFQEFKFGGFVMHDLIHDLAEMISAEDTCSIEIKRQTNTLSIVRHLRVEGKLPLEFFGYDKLHTLLLRTKSPPDSIFEKLRSIRVLDVSWCDLQELSEHISKLIHLRYLDISWNSEIKILPNSLCDLYNLQTLKIQGCDELKSVPQELSKLANLRHIYADPKFWKMIKDVRKLTNLQELSIFRVQEDDGLKLGQLKDMTQLHGTLGICNLENVVDSTEAQQAELKNKVRLNKLVLEWNDKKDAKLEEEVIEGLQPHESLKILKIEGYNGGRSPSWLMPKVLSNLEELELANCKGWDDVLPFIGQRLHLIELRMTNMPALKRLSHEFEGKCFPKLKVLELSYFPALREWSWTEGKDLFPCMRELRVCLCPKLKRLPPFPPSLEILRIEDCPKLILNSRTEDDGEGGCYLPPSLKVLELDNCGEYSKLLPECLPNLRLVTRLTIRHCPHKTSIPLVQLDVEDEQAASFLSSLRYLCVDNTALLKMFPLRNSLPFITELEINSCSEEVIFEEEILVRSLPAVTSLSFCFCDALQSLPTELLHSFPFLEELKIHNCPQLQSLPDIGLSPFLKTLRICYCPQIPAIPEAGLPQSLEIFDCFGNVHPTLKEQSQKFYADRYDIGEQGWN; translated from the exons ATGGCGGTGTCACTAACAGTGGTGGGGGGATGGTTCGCGCAGGCCTTCATCCAGACCTTGATCGATAAGGCCAGCGATAAATCCATCCAACTGTTTGCCGAACGCCGGGGTTTCGCGGCGGACATGGATAAACTGCGCATCTCGTTGCTGGAGACTCAAATCATCCTTGACGAGGTGCAGATTAGTCGGAGCAACAACACCAAGTGGAAGAGATTGATGCAGGAACTCAAGGATGCTGCTTATGATGCTGAGGACTTGATAGATGAGTTCCAATACCATGTCCTCAGGCAGAAGGTCAAAGGTGAAGAAGAGAACAAGGCAAGCGGCTCCAGTGGCCTTCCAAACATTTTTTCTGTTGCAAAAGAAAAGTTGTTTGGTTCTTCTCATTCCTTGGAGGAAGATGCCATGAGAGCTAGCGTGGTGGAGATTCAAGGAAGGCTGGAGAGAATTGCTAACAGTATGAAGAGCATCATGAATGTGTTACCATCAAATGATAGAGGGAAGCAACCAGATCAGGTGAAGTTTCAGGCCAGAGAATCATGCTCTTCCCCGGTGACGGACATATTGTTTGGTAGAGACAAAGAACTGAATCAAGTGGTAGACTGGTTGTTGGGGTCAGCTAATCAGGTGGAACCTGCATCGGAATTTGTCACTGATACCTTCTCCGTCTTGCCCATTGTCGGGATAGGAGGGGCTGGAAAGACTACTCTTGCTCAATATGCGCACAAACACAATAGAGTTCAGGTTCATTTTCACCTCAAGATTTGGGTCTGTGTGTCTGACAATTTCACTGTGCAAGGACTCGCTAAATCTGTAATACAGTCAGTAACTCCACAAAAGCAATATGATAGCATGGGGTTAGAACCTCTTCAAAAACTACTCCATGAGCATATTGCGAATAAGAAGTTTCTGCTTGTTCTTGACGACGTGTGGAGCGATAATAAGAGTATCTGGCATAAATTCTGTGCACTACTTAAAGTTGGAGCTCATGGTAGCAAAATCATTGTTACGACTCGAGATATGAAAGTTTCAAAAATGGTTAGCTTGGTGGAACCAATTTTGCTCCATGGTTTAGACGAAGATGCCTTTTGGCAATTGTTCAAGAAATGCTCATTTGGCACACTCGACCCTACAGACTATCCGGAGCTAGAAGACATTGGTAGAAAGATTGCTCGCAAGTTGAAGGGCTCACCATTAGCCGCAAAGACACTCGGCAGTGTTTTGAAATCAGATTTGTGCCAGCAACACTGGGACACCATAATGAAGAGCGACATATGGAAAGTAAAACAAGATGAAGATGACATTATGCCAGCCCTGCATTTAAGTTATCAATATCTTAATGAAAATCTGAAGcagtgtttttctttttgctcggTGTTCCCTAAAGACTACGTGTTCGAAGAAGCTGAATTGGTTCGAATGTGGATGGCTGAAGGCTTCATCGAAGATAAAAACACAAAGAGGATGGAAGATGTTGGAAGTGACTATTTTCTTGAGTTTGTTAACAGGTCTTTCTTTCAAGAATTCAAATTTGGTGGATTCGTGATGCATGATCTTATACATGATTTAGCTGAGATGATTTCTGCGGAAGACACATGTAGTATTGAAATAAAAAGACAAACAAATACGCTTTCCATAGTTCGACATCTACGTGTAGAAGGAAAACTGCCATTGGAGTTCTTTGGATACGACAAGTTGCACACCTTGCTGTTGAGAACAAAATCACCTCCCGATAgcatttttgaaaaactaagaagCATTCGCGTTCTGGATGTAAGTTGGTGTGACTTGCAGGAGTTATCTGAACATATTAGTAAATTGATTCACCTCCGTTACCTTGATATATCGTGGAAttctgaaattaaaattttgcctAACTCATTATGCGACCTTTATAATCTGCAAACGCTGAAGATACAAGGGTGTGATGAACTAAAGTCTGTACCACAAGAATTGAGTAAGTTGGCCAATCTGAGACACATTTATGCAGATCCCAAGTTTTGGAAGATGATAAAGGATGTACGGAAACTAACTAATCTTCAAGAATTGTCAATATTTAGAGTTCAAGAGGACGATGGACTCAAGCTTGGACAACTAAAGGATATGACACAGCTTCATGGAACACTTGGTATTTGCAATCTTGAGAATGTTGTTGATAGCACAGAAGCACAGCAGGCTGAGTTAAAGAACAAAGTCCGCCTAAATAAATTGGTATTGGAATGGAATGATAAGAAGGATGCCAAGTTGGAAGAGGAAGTAATTGAAGGTCTGCAGCCACacgaatcacttaaaatattgaaaattgaAGGGTACAATGGAGGTAGGTCACCTAGTTGGTTGATGCCGAAAGTTCTATCCAATTTGGAAGAACTTGAATTAGCAAATTGCAAGGGATGGGATGACGTTCTGCCATTTATTGGTCAACGTTTGCATCTGATTGAACTTCGCATGACCAACATGCCTGCTTTGAAACGACTGAGTCATGAATTTGAAGGCAAGTGTTTTCCAAAGTTGAAAGTGCTTGAGTTAAGCTATTTTCCGGCATTGAGAGAGTGGTCTTGGACTGAGGGCAAAGATCTATTTCCCTGCATGCGTGAACTTCGCGTCTGCCTTTGTCCCAAACTAAAGAGATTGCCTCCCTTCCCTCCTTCCCTAGAAATATTGAGAATAGAAGACTGTCCCAAGCTCATATTAAATAGCAGAACGGAAGATGATGGGGAAGGTGGCTGCTATCTACCGCCCTCACTCAAGGTATTAGAATTGGACAACTGTGGCGAATATTCAAAACTTTTGCCTGAATGCTTGCCCAACCTTCGTTTAGTTACTCGATTGACCATAAGGCATTGCCCACATAAAACGTCTATTCCTCTGGTTCAATTGGATGTAGAAGATGAACAAGCAGCGAGCTTCTTGTCATCTCTGCGTTATTTATGCGTGGACAACACTGCTCTGCTTAAAATGTTTCCTCTGAGAAACTCACTGCCATTCATCACAGAACTTGAAATTAATTCATGTTCCGAGGAGGTGATATTTGAGGAGGAAATATTGGTGCGAAGCCTCCCTGCTGTTACATCTCTAAGCTTTTGTTTTTGCGATGCACTACAATCTCTGCCGACAGAATTGTTGCATAGCTTTCCTTTCCTAGAAGAATTAAAAATACACAACTGTCCACAGCTCCAATCGCTGCCAGACATAGGACTTTCTCCCTTCCTCAAAACACTTCGTATATGCTACTGTCCACAGATTCCAGCGATACCCGAGGCCGGGCTTCCCCAGTCATTAGAAATTTTCGATTGCTTTGGCAATGTTCATCCAACGCTGAAGGAGCAGTCACAAAAGTTCTACGCAGATAGATATGATATAGGAGA GCAAGGTTGGAATTGA
- the LOC121967085 gene encoding uncharacterized protein LOC121967085, with the protein MAEISPPKDSKKRKTIVLREEPKIEPEEQVSFSLRVLEEKLPKGYKPPAIGEYDGSKDPEDHLRKFRNAALLHQYSDVVKCQVFLNTLSGSTQKWFDGLPHESITCSQDFKIAFLCHFASSKKYKKMNHCLFALKQGSAEPLRSYIKRFNQVTQDVPYATSEILMSVFSHGLVEGEFFRDLIRNPVRNFDEMLERAASYIHVEEAQTACRKVDKAPEPIMKLEKRIPQPLAQPLPRAQEARPPFPPGQDSRLASRVATIHAPRPGPRGPRYCTYHIRMPPIIVSNSLGTLDVLLS; encoded by the coding sequence ATGGCAGAGATCTCCCCTCCCAAGGACTCTAAGAAGAGAAAAACCATTGTCCTCAGGGAAGAGCCCAAGATAGAACCTGAAGAGCAAGTGTCTTTCTCCCTAAGGGTACTAGAAGAGAAGCTGCCTAAAGGGTACAAACCCCCTGCTATCGGGGAATATGATGGTAGTAAGGACCCTGAGGATCATCTTCGCAAATTCAGGAATGCGGCATTGCTACATCAATATAGTGATGTCGTCAAGTGTCAGGTATTTCTGAATACTTTGTCGGGCTCGACACAGAAATGGTTTGATGGACTGCCTCACGAGTCCATCACTTGTTCTCAAGATTTCAAAATCGCTTTCCTGTGTCACTTCGCCAGTAGcaagaaatataaaaaaatgaaccACTGCCTCTTTGCCCTCAAGCAGGGATCTGCTGAGCCTTTAAGGAGTTATATTAAGCGCTTTAATCAAGTGACTCAAGACGTCCCATATGCCACCTCGGAGATATTGATGAGCGTCTTCTCGCATGGATTGGTGGAAGGGGAGTTCTTTAGAGATCTCATCCGCAATCCTGTTAGAAACTTTGATGAAATGTTGGAAAGAGCGGCCAGTTATATTCACGTGGAGGAGGCGCAGACCGCATGTAGAAAAGTAGACAAAGCTCCAGAGCCTATCATGAAGCTAGAGAAGAGGATACCTCAACCGCTAGCCCAACCTCTTCCTCGTGCGCAGGAAGCCCGACCTCCCTTCCCACCTGGTCAGGATTCCCGGTTGGCTTCGCGGGTAGCCACAATCCATGCCCCCAGACCTGGTCCACGGGGCCCACGTTATTGTACCTACCACATACGCATGCCACCAATAATTGTTTCCAATTCACTCGGGACTCTCGACGTGCTGCTGAGTTAG